The following coding sequences lie in one Prionailurus viverrinus isolate Anna chromosome X, UM_Priviv_1.0, whole genome shotgun sequence genomic window:
- the CNGA2 gene encoding cyclic nucleotide-gated olfactory channel yields the protein MTEKSNGVKSSPANNHNFHAPPAIKANGKDDNRTNSRPQSTADDDTSSELQRLAEMDAPQRGRGGFRRIVRLVGIIREWANKNFREEEPRPDSFLERFRGPELQTVTTQQDDGKGNKDGEGEGTKKKFELFVLDPAGDWYYRWLFVIAMLVLYNWCLLVARACFSDLQKTYYLVWLVLDYFSDVVYIADLFIRLRTGFLEQGLLVKDPKKLRDNYIHTLQFKLDVASIIPTDLIYFAVGIHSPELRFNRLLHFARMFEFFDRTETRTSYPNIFRISNLVLYILVIIHWNACIYYAISKSIGFGVDTWVYPNITDPEYGYLAREYIYCLYWSTLTLTTIGETPPPVKDEEYLFVIFDFLIGVLIFATIVGNVGSMISNMNATRAEFQAKIDAVKHYMQFRKVSKDMEAKVIKWFDYLWTNKKSVDEREVLKNLPAKLRAEIAINVHLSTLKKVRIFQDCEAGLLVELVLKLRPQVFSPGDYICRKGDIGKEMYIIKEGKLAVVADDGVTQYALLSAGSCFGEISILNIKGSKMGNRRTANIRSLGYSDLFCLSKDDLMEAVTEYPDAKKVLEERGREILIKEGLLDENEVAASMEVDVQEKLEQLETNMETLHTRFGRLLAEYTGAQQKLKQRITILETKMKQNNEDDYHDYLSDGMNSPEPAAVDKP from the exons GATTGTCCGCTTGGTGGGGATCATCAGAGAGTGGGCCAACAAGAATTTCCGTGAGGAGGAACCTCGACCTGACTCATTCCTGGAACGTTTCCGTGGGCCTGAGCTCCAGACCGTGACAACACAGCAAGACGATGGCAAAGGCAACAAGGACGGCGAGGGCGAGGGCACCAA GAAGAAATTTGAACTATTTGTCTTGGACCCAGCTGGGGACTGGTACTACCGCTGGCTATTTGTCATTGCTATGCTTGTCCTCTACAATTGGTGTCTGCTGGTGGccag agcctgcttcagtgaCCTACAGAAAACCTATTACCTAGTGTGGCTAGTGCTGGACTACTTCTCAGATGTGGTGTACATTGCGGACCTCTTCATCCGACTGCGCACAG GCTTTCTGGAGCAGGGGCTGCTGGTCAAAGATCCAAAGAAGTTGCGGGACAACTATATCCACACCCTACAGTTCAAGCTGGATGTAGCTTCTATCATTCCAACGGATCTGATCTATTTTGCTGTGGGCATCCACAGCCCTGAGCTGCGTTTTAACCGCCTGCTACACTTTGCCCGCATGTTTGAATTCTTTGACCGCACTGAGACACGCACCAGCTACCCCAACATCTTCCGAATCAGCAACTTGGTCCTTTACATCTTGGTCATCATCCACTGGAATGCCTGCATCTACTATGCCATCTCCAAGTCCATTGGCTTTGGAGTTGACACTTGGGTTTATCCCAATATCACTGACCCTGAGTATGGTTACCTGGCTAGGGAATACATCTACTGCCTTTACTGGTCTACACTGACACTCACCACCATTGGGGAGACACCACCTCCTGTAAAGGATGAGGAGTACTTATTTGTCATTTTTGACTTCCTGATTGGTGTCCTCATCTTTGCCACCATTGTGGGGAATGTGGGCTCTATGATCTCCAACATGAATGCCACTCGGGCTGAATTCCAGGCCAAGATTGATGCTGTCAAACATTACATGCAGTTCCGAAAGGTCAGTAAGGATATGGAAGCCAAGGTCATTAAGTGGTTTGACTACCTGTGGACCAATAAGAAGAGTGTGGATGAGCGGGAAGTTCTCAAGAACTTGCCAGCAAAGCTGAGGGCTGAGATAGCCATCAATGTCCATCTATCCACCCTCAAAAAAGTGCGCATCTTCCAGGATTGTGAGGCTGGCCTGCTGGTGGAGCTGGTATTGAAGCTTCGTCCTCAGGTCTTCAGCCCTGGGGATTATATTTGCCGCAAGGGTGATATTGGCAAGGAGATGTACATAATCAAGGAGGGCAAGTTGGCAGTAGTGGCTGATGATGGTGTTACTCAATATGCCCTGCTCTCAGCCGGGAGTTGCTTTGGAGAGATCAGTATCCTTAACATTAAGGGCAGCAAAATGGGAAATCGACGCACAGCCAATATCCGCAGCCTTGGTTACTCAGATCTCTTTTGCTTATCCAAGGATGATCTTATGGAAGCTGTGACTGAGTACCCTGATGCCAAGAAGGTCTTGGAGGAGAGGGGCCGGGAGATCTTGATAAAGGAGGGACTGCTAGATGAGAATGAGGTGGCAGCCAGCATGGAGGTAGACGTGCAGGAGAAACTAGAGCAGCTGGAGACAAACATGGAGACCTTGCACACTCGCTTTGGCCGCCTGCTGGCTGAGTACACGGGAGCCCAGCAGAAACTTAAGCAGCGCATCACCATTCTGGAAACCAAGATGAAGCAGAACAATGAAGATGATTACCATGATTACCTGTCAGATGGGATGAATAGCCCTGAGCCAGCTGCTGTTGATAAGCCATAA